From one Luteitalea sp. genomic stretch:
- a CDS encoding metalloregulator ArsR/SmtB family transcription factor — MKSLAALCRVLGDEQRLRLLRLLARDQLNVKELTAIVGIAQSGISRHLKLLRDSGLVEEQRAGGFAYYGLRAADGAELAGLREALRVELESAKDESTAKADEARLREVLRLRKEEFKTHGGDAGQLVPGRSWAAWARALGHLLPALVVADLGCGEGYLTVETARWAKRVIAVDRSQVVLQRARALARKRGVRNVTWRQGEIEQVPIEADKVDVALLSQALHHASEPAQALREAHRILKPGGYVLLLELRGHDQTWVQERLGDQWLGFPDDALRRLLTAGGFVGIRLQVGARLKGDPFTVLIASARKKPI, encoded by the coding sequence ATGAAGTCGCTCGCGGCACTGTGCCGTGTGCTCGGCGACGAGCAGCGATTGCGTCTGCTGCGGCTGCTCGCCAGAGACCAGCTCAACGTCAAGGAGCTCACCGCCATCGTCGGTATTGCTCAATCGGGCATCTCACGTCACCTCAAGCTCCTGCGGGACAGTGGGCTGGTGGAAGAGCAGCGGGCGGGGGGCTTTGCGTACTACGGGCTCAGAGCGGCCGACGGCGCCGAGCTGGCCGGACTCCGGGAGGCGCTGCGCGTCGAGCTCGAGTCGGCGAAAGACGAGAGCACGGCCAAGGCCGACGAGGCACGGCTGCGAGAAGTGTTGCGCCTCCGGAAAGAGGAGTTCAAGACTCACGGTGGTGACGCCGGCCAGCTCGTGCCTGGGCGGAGCTGGGCCGCGTGGGCGCGTGCACTCGGCCATCTGCTGCCGGCGCTGGTCGTCGCGGACCTCGGCTGCGGCGAAGGCTACCTCACGGTCGAGACCGCCCGATGGGCGAAACGGGTGATTGCCGTCGATCGATCCCAGGTGGTCCTGCAGCGCGCACGGGCCCTGGCGCGCAAGCGCGGCGTGCGTAACGTGACGTGGCGGCAAGGCGAAATCGAGCAGGTTCCGATCGAGGCTGACAAGGTGGACGTCGCCTTGCTATCACAAGCGCTGCATCACGCGTCCGAGCCCGCGCAGGCGCTGCGTGAAGCGCACCGGATCCTCAAGCCGGGCGGGTATGTCCTCCTCCTCGAGCTACGTGGGCACGATCAGACCTGGGTCCAGGAGCGTCTCGGTGACCAGTGGCTTGGATTTCCCGACGATGCGCTGCGCCGGCTGCTCACGGCTGGCGGCTTCGTAGGCATACGCCTCCAGGTAGGGGCGCGTCTCAAAGGAGACCCGTTCACGGTGCTCATCGCGAGCGCGAGGAAGAAACCGATATGA